DNA sequence from the Glycine soja cultivar W05 chromosome 18, ASM419377v2, whole genome shotgun sequence genome:
AAGATTCCGTTGCCGTAATGTCAAATccaaatcatattcatattctTCGTGTTCTTCTTCTCGCCCCTGCATTGATGGCTAGCATTGTGAATTCAATGCGGTTCGAGCTGAAATCCGGTCAATCCAAGTGCATTTCCGAGGATTTGAAGAGTAACGTCATCACCGTCGGTAATTACTACGTTCTTAATCCCAACAACGATGGATTCCCCATTCCTGATTCTCACAAGATCACTGTGAGGGTATGCTATTGCTCATCATGGTTCAATCCTTTTGGATCACACCCTTTCAGTTTCAATTTTCcaaattgggattttttttttcctaccatTATCTTGTAGTACACTTGAATATGTTTAAAATGAGTGATCATTTTAGTCATGCTGAAAAATTATCTTCCACTTTCatttctaaaagaaattatgAAATCATTATCTTTTGTGCTTATTATGCCTAACCTCTTAACTTAAGGTCTCAGGTTGTTCGGATTATCCCAGTACATTAAATTTAGAGGAagaactttattatttatttatgatgatTATATTTTGTTCAAGCATGATTATCTTCAAAGAAGATACAAGTGatttagaaaaaaagagaggTTAATTGACTGTCTCAAGTAGTAATTATCACTGGATGTGGTACCATATAATTAGTAACCTGAAACCTTTAAATTTTTCTAGATTATGAAATGGGTTTTATTTATCAAGGTTAAGATGGTTTAAGGATGATGgtgaaaatcaaagaaaaatattttatagacaaaaattaaaatccgCTCATTTTATTAGACCACACATACTTAAGCCTTCTGTTATTATGAAAtaaccttaaaatggttttttttaagTCTGTTAAGGTAGAAAATGTATGAGAATTGAGAACAAGCTAGAACAATTGAATCTCCAATGGGTTAGTTGGTATCTACTTCTTATAAGGTTTcttaattgttttatattttgtttttattttggcttTGTCTTTGAGTTTTATGAATTTCAAATGTCTCACTTTTTGGCATATATTGGCTTTGTATAACGGGGTTAGTTGCCAGGTGCGTTCACCTTATGGGAACGATTTTCACTATGGGGATAGTGTGCATTCCGGTAATTTTGCATTTACTGCAGCTGAGGCTGGTGATTACACTGCTTGTTTTTCGGTGCCATCCAATCTCAACCTTGCGGTAACTGTTCTCGTTGATTTTGTTTGGAAAAATGGGTTTGCTGCGAAGGACTGGTCTAAGGTTGTCAAGAAGGGGCATATTGAAGTAAGTCTTTGAAGTATTATAATGTTCCTTCACATAGAATTCATATATGTATGATTGGTACTTTTGGAGGAGCATTTTGGAGTCTTAGCAATTCACCATAATGAGTTCTTTGTTACATTATGACTGATTAaactaaattatgtttatttggCATTTTTATACTTGGTATGCAATGCTGCTATCATTTCATTCTATCAGGAATGCATATACAAAGAATTGCTTCATCTTGGTTTGAAGAAGCGGAGAGGAGTCACTATGAACTATTAATAGTTCATATTTCACAAGCATGAAATTAgcttaaattttgaattgattttgtGCATTGTAAGTGTGAAGGATACGATGCCTAAAAAGCGTTcaatttggataaacttctcaacAAGCTCTTCTAGGAGAAgatataaagaaaacaaatcaatcTTCTCCTCCTGTAAGTTAAAATCAAGTTATGTACTTTAGCTATTAGAGAAGTTAGATGggaaaatttctaaaaaattaagatgcataaattgattttagcttaagagagaagtttgattcattgatttacgtctcattttcttctcttttaagTGCTAGTTGAGAAGTTTACCTAAATTGAGCTTTATTCGAATTTCTGTATCTTGTTTCAATAGAGcacctttatttattatttttcacatatACTTTCATAATTTTGTGGTAGCGTTAACTTTATTTTGGATTTTCGTATCTACAcataaaattataagtgtttacTACTTCGGTACGTATCTTGCATTTCTGTTTATCTCGTTTAAGCCAATGCCAACAAAAAAAGCAAATTATATGATGCAGGAGTAAAATTGTTTGAGCTTGAACATAGGTAGATTCTGCTTAGCAATCACCTGCATTTTACTTATTAGCTCTAATTTCCTTATGAATTTATCAGCTATATTTTGCAGAGCTCATTAATGTGCTTTTAAGTTTTTCTCTCGCAAATTGGATTGGCAACTTGTTGGTGTAgattatatttaatcaatcaatagAAGATAGGACTATTATcataatgtttttgtttaccTTGTtcctcttttaaaattttatttttttgttcactTTTTCTATGACAATTACACATTTATATTTGCATAAAAAGCCAAATGGATGGAACTAAAGAGGATAATTTGGGTTGCATGAAAGGGACAGGATGGAGCTAGCCAAACCTGTAAGACAAAGGCTATAGGTCATTTACTCCGATTTAATGTCACATTGTGGTTGTGGATCCAAATTTTTTCGTCTGCTAGCACATTTTTAACTATGAATGTGCAACTTTCTATAGTATGACATCAAAGAACACTAGTATGaactaaaaagttaaatttattttagtgtgATTACTTATTTCCGTCTGTCATTGTTAGATTTCCTGAAGTTAATCAACATGAATAAGTAAGCTAATTCTAAAATTTCAACCTACCTTTGCAAGGTAAAGGGATGTCTGATTTATATATCTAAATGGTCTTGTgtgttttttctaaaattttgtttcttGACATCTTAGGTAATGGAATTGGAGTTACAGAAGTTGAATGATATTGCCTCATCTATCCACGACGAGATCTTTTATCTTCGTGAAAGGTATAAATTCACAGTTTCTGCCTACAAGTTTACTGGTGCTGTTGGTGTCTTTGATATTTCAAACAATGCTTCTCCATGTGATCTGGGTTTTACTAGGCTCATTCAAAATCTCTTTTAAATGCAAAATATATGGAACATGTTGTTGGCTCAAAGGAAATTGGAATAGTTTTCAGAAGGATCTCTCACTGTATGCCTTGTGTCAACAACTGCCAAGTGTTTATACCGTTCAAGAGTGATCCGATACATGTTGTCATGCAAAACTATACTATTCAATTAATTGTCTTATTCTACCCAAAAGAGTGATATGGATGAAATCACTTAACCTATTAACCCTTTCACCAACCAACAAAACAGAAAGAAGGAAagttcaaaagaaaatatgtgacataagttttttttgtttgccGTGGCCGTAACAGATTGGTGTTCATCAGaaaatttccattttttatgATCATTCTCTCCTGTGCTCCACCTTTATGATCCACCTTCTTTACTTAATGTTCTGTGAGAGGGTCATAAATGTGATAACAAGCCAAGGAGGGAATGGTGTAATTGATACATGTCAGACTCCTATTTTATGTTATAAGCTTTGTAAGGTGTGACTTCACACGGTCACGTTTGCTATTGGAGACcaatctttttaattattctgaAGATAGAGTTTTTGCTGAATTTTGATGGCATTTTACTCCATGTGGCTGATATAGGGAGGTAGAGATGCAAGATCTTAACGACGAGACCAACACCAAGATGTTTACCTTCACTTTGGTTTCTATTTTGGTTTGCTTGTCTGTGGCTGGTTTGCAACTATGGCATTTGAAGTCATTCTTTGAGAAGAAGAAGCTAATCTAAGatggatttttttctttttggttagcTTGGTTCTTTTTCTAAATTGACTGGTTGTTCCTAATGTATCCATATACCTGATTTAGATtatgtttcttttataatttatattgataataaatAGTTGCagccaatttttattttgttgatgggATGTAACAATGAATTAGTCTAtttcagattttatttttctggattttttttaaggtttcaGTGAGCCATATTAAGCATACATCTAAAATTTTCTCCATAGCTCAGTTGGATTAAGCTTACATTTCTACATAGTCCAGTGATTCAGAGTTTTGAAAAGCAAACTAAACTAAGACGACTAGTCAAATTGGAAAATGGATCAACTATAAACGGAGTTGGGTCTAACAAAAGGGTTAGTATCCTGCAATATGTTGAACCATGATTCGAATAATGTtctattcaaataaatatagaaTCAGACTTGAGAAATACATATACTAgtcagaaaatagaaaaaaaaaatcaataagaaTCAGTCAAAAACCAATGAAAAATGTTTAACATGATTTTCTttgaatttctttaaattaaaataaacttaaaatacgtcattttctttttaattttagatttaagcttattattaaaagaaaatatatatctttGAAACTTTAGACTTTTTTTAAACAATCAAACTCTCTTTACAACGGAACACAGACAAAAGGTCACTACAATGAATCTCCTTGTATCATTCATTTCGATGTTGAGTATCTGAGTAACAgtgtatctgtgtgtgtgttgcATTGAAGCAACAATGGGAACCACCACTGTTGCGTTCACCCTCGCCCACATGGCAGAGAGGTGCACGTGCATGCGCGACCTGAAGCTCCTCCACGCCCACGCGTTCCGCACGCGCCTCCACGACCACACGGTGGTCCTTGGCAAGCTCTTCCGCTTCGCCGCAGTGTCGCCACTCGGCGACTTACGCTACGCCCACCGCATGTTCGACCAAATGCCCCACCCAACTACCTTCTTCTACAACACCCTCATCCGCGCCCACGCCCATTCCACCACCCCTTCTCTCTCCTCCCTCTCCTTCAACCTCATGAGGCAAAACAACGTCGCCCCGGATCAGTTCTCCTTCAACTTTCTGCTCAAGTCACGCTCAAGAACCACCCCTTTGACTCACCACAACGACGTACACGGCGCGGTTTTGAAGTTCGGGTTTTGCCGTCACTTGCACGTCCAGAACGGTTTGATACACTTTTATGCCAATAGGGGGATGACCCTTTTGGCAAGAAGGGTTTTTGAGGATGTTCTGCAACTGGGTTTGGAGGTTGATGTTGTGTCCTGGTCCGGGTTGCTTGTGGCACACGTAAAAGCTGGTGAGTTGGAGGTTGCAAGGAGGGTGTTTGATGAAATGCCCCAAAGGGATGTGGTTTCATGGACTGCCATGTTGACAGGGTATTCTCAGGCGAAACGGCCTAGAGAGGCACTAGAGTTGTTTGGGGAGATGAGGCGCGCTGGGGTGTGGCCGGACGAGGTTACCATGGTGAGCCTGGTCTCGGCTTGTGCGAGTTTGGGAGACATGGAGACGGGGATGATGGTTCACAGGTTTGTGGAGGAAAATGGGTTTGGGTGGATGGTTGCTCTTTGCAATGCCCTCATTGACATGTATGGGAAGTGTGGGTGCTTGGAGGAGGCATGGCGTGTGTTTCATGGGATGACTAGGAAGAGCTTGATCACATGGAATACAATGGTGACTGTGTGCGCAAACTATGGGAATGCTGATGAGGCATTTAGGTTGTTTGAATGGATGGTTTGTTCTGGGGTTGTGCCTGATTCGGTGACACTTCTGGCGCTTCTGGTTGCGTATGCTCATAAGGGGTTGGTCGATGAGGGAATTAGATTGTTTGAGAGCATGGACAGGGACTATGGAGTTGAACCTCGTATTGAGCATTATGGTGCTGTGATAGATATGTTGGGGCGTGCAGGGCGATTACAGGAGGCTTATGATCTGCTTACAAATATTCCGATTCCATGCAATGATGCTGTTTGGGGAGCTCTGCTTGGAGCCTGCAGGATTCATGGTGATGTTGAAATGGGGGAAAAGCTtataaagaagttgttggagtTGAAACCAGATGAAGGGGGATACTATATTCTCCTGCGTGATATCTATGTTGCTGCAGGTCAGACTGTAGAAGCCAATGAGACGAGGCAAGCCATGCTGGCTAGTAGAGCAAGGAAAAATCCTGGTTGTAGTTGGGTGGAAGGC
Encoded proteins:
- the LOC114396099 gene encoding transmembrane emp24 domain-containing protein p24delta9-like; translated protein: MSNPNHIHILRVLLLAPALMASIVNSMRFELKSGQSKCISEDLKSNVITVGNYYVLNPNNDGFPIPDSHKITVRVRSPYGNDFHYGDSVHSGNFAFTAAEAGDYTACFSVPSNLNLAVTVLVDFVWKNGFAAKDWSKVVKKGHIEVMELELQKLNDIASSIHDEIFYLREREVEMQDLNDETNTKMFTFTLVSILVCLSVAGLQLWHLKSFFEKKKLI
- the LOC114394966 gene encoding pentatricopeptide repeat-containing protein At5g06540-like, whose protein sequence is MGTTTVAFTLAHMAERCTCMRDLKLLHAHAFRTRLHDHTVVLGKLFRFAAVSPLGDLRYAHRMFDQMPHPTTFFYNTLIRAHAHSTTPSLSSLSFNLMRQNNVAPDQFSFNFLLKSRSRTTPLTHHNDVHGAVLKFGFCRHLHVQNGLIHFYANRGMTLLARRVFEDVLQLGLEVDVVSWSGLLVAHVKAGELEVARRVFDEMPQRDVVSWTAMLTGYSQAKRPREALELFGEMRRAGVWPDEVTMVSLVSACASLGDMETGMMVHRFVEENGFGWMVALCNALIDMYGKCGCLEEAWRVFHGMTRKSLITWNTMVTVCANYGNADEAFRLFEWMVCSGVVPDSVTLLALLVAYAHKGLVDEGIRLFESMDRDYGVEPRIEHYGAVIDMLGRAGRLQEAYDLLTNIPIPCNDAVWGALLGACRIHGDVEMGEKLIKKLLELKPDEGGYYILLRDIYVAAGQTVEANETRQAMLASRARKNPGCSWVEG